A genomic region of Saccopteryx bilineata isolate mSacBil1 chromosome 1, mSacBil1_pri_phased_curated, whole genome shotgun sequence contains the following coding sequences:
- the MYOD1 gene encoding myoblast determination protein 1, which produces MELLSPPLRDVDLTGPDGSLCNFATADDFYDDPCFDSPDLRFFEDLDPRLVHVGALLKPEEHSHFPAAVHPAPGAREDEHVRAPSGHHQAGRCLLWACKACKRKTTNADRRKAATMRERRRLSKVNEAFETLKRCTSSNPNQRLPKVEILRNAIRYIEGLQALLRDQDAAPPGAAAAFYAPGPLSASRGGEHYSGDSDASSPRSNCSDGMMDYSGPPSGARRRNCYDGTYFSEAPSEPRPGKSAAVSSLDCLSSIVERISTESPAAPALLLADAPPESSPGSHEAAAPNEGDRGTPTPTPDAAPQCPVGANPNPIYQVL; this is translated from the exons ATGGAGCTGCTGTCGCCGCCACTGCGCGACGTAGACTTGACGGGCCCCGACGGCTCTCTGTGCAACTTTGCCACAGCGGACGACTTCTACGATGATCCATGTTTCGACTCGCCAGACCTGCGCTTCTTCGAGGACCTAGACCCTCGCCTCGTGCACGTGGGTGCGCTCCTGAAGCCGGAGGAGCACTCGCACTTCCCTGCGGCTGTTCACCCAGCCCCGGGCGCGCGCGAGGACGAGCATGTGCGTGCGCCTAGCGGACACCACCAGGCGGGCCGCTGTCTACTGTGGGCTTGCAAGGCGTGCAAGCGCAAGACCACTAACGCCGACCGCCGCAAGGCCGCCACCATGCGCGAGCGGCGCCGCCTGAGCAAAGTCAACGAGGCCTTTGAGACGCTCAAGCGCTGTACGTCTAGTAATCCTAACCAGCGGCTGCCCAAGGTGGAGATCCTGCGCAACGCTATCCGCTATATCGAGGGTCTACAAGCGCTGCTACGCGACCAGGACGCCGCGCCGCCCGGAGCAGCTGCCGCCTTCTACGCGCCGGGCCCACTGTCCGCCAGCCGAGGCGGCGAGCACTACAGCGGCGACTCGGATGCGTCTAGCCCGCGCTCCAACTGCTCCGACGGCATG ATGGACTACAGCGGCCCCCCGAGCGGTGCCAGGCGGCGGAATTGCTACGATGGCACCTACTTCAGCGAGGCGCCCAGCG AACCCAGGCCCGGGAAGAGTGCTGCAGTGTCGAGCCTCGACTGCCTGTCCAGCATCGTGGAGCGCATCTCCACGGAGAGCCCCGCCGCGCCCGCGCTTCTGCTGGCGGACGCGCCGCCGGAGTCGTCTCCGGGCTCGCACGAGGCTGCTGCCCCGAATGAGGGCGACCGCGGCACCCCCACTCCTACCCCCGATGCAGCCCCGCAGTGCCCAGTGGGTGCGAACCCCAACCCGATCTACCAGGTGCTCTGA